In Paenibacillus sp. G2S3, a single window of DNA contains:
- a CDS encoding HAD-IA family hydrolase — translation MYKAIIFDLDNTLINYSTCEIEAMKRTCNDHNLFVEDIEAWSLFYGEFSGHNFRHWMNFVGGGEVKTIGEVLRYSFRDTLKQEELFHSKLSDTYWDYFCNSCYFEEGAEQILTSFKDKYALGIITNGISEAQRKRLQAGKIYELFKSIMISDEVGIRKPDKKIFEMSLIDLQLSNHEVLFVGDSLQDDYHGAMNSDIDFCYYNRQNIEVPKDLKPNYMISSLLELKDVVGL, via the coding sequence ATGTACAAAGCCATTATATTTGATCTAGATAATACATTAATAAATTATAGTACTTGTGAAATCGAAGCGATGAAAAGAACCTGTAACGATCATAATCTCTTCGTAGAAGATATTGAGGCGTGGTCTTTATTTTATGGAGAGTTTTCAGGTCATAATTTTCGCCATTGGATGAACTTTGTGGGTGGTGGTGAGGTGAAGACTATAGGAGAGGTATTGAGGTATTCTTTTAGAGATACCCTTAAACAGGAGGAGCTTTTTCATAGCAAACTGTCAGATACTTATTGGGATTATTTTTGCAATTCCTGTTATTTTGAAGAAGGAGCGGAACAGATCTTAACTTCATTTAAAGATAAGTATGCTCTGGGGATTATCACCAATGGGATCAGTGAGGCACAAAGAAAAAGACTGCAAGCCGGTAAGATCTATGAATTATTCAAATCCATAATGATCTCTGATGAGGTAGGCATCCGAAAACCTGATAAAAAGATTTTTGAAATGTCTTTAATAGATCTACAGCTAAGCAATCATGAAGTGCTGTTCGTTGGGGATTCTTTACAAGATGATTACCATGGTGCTATGAATTCTGACATTGACTTCTGCTATTACAATCGCCAGAATATAGAGGTTCCTAAAGACCTCAAGCCTAACTATATGATTAGTTCTCTTCTGGAGCTTAAAGATGTAGTGGGGTTGTAG
- a CDS encoding AraC family transcriptional regulator translates to MSYPNDLKEYPQLEEKTYPFRLFFNECKNAKIGQNILFLHWHEHFEIIIMQEGSAIFHVDSKPYELHPGEVLFVPSGGLHVGYSLRDDHIRFISVVFHSSLFKDWKQDPQHEQFVVPYLENRYQLPVKPTELVPTCSTYYSLLDTIVDEVLQKGPAFQLVIKNQLHLLFVLLSRTFLPEQVSGRTNERHSFNRERFKPLLEYLENHFDDKMTVENAARSVNLNPYHFCKTFKKLTGRTFIDYVNLCRVNEAERLLLETDFTVTEIAGRVGCDNPNYFTKLYKQYKGITPSRVRK, encoded by the coding sequence ATGAGTTACCCTAATGATCTTAAAGAATATCCTCAATTAGAAGAAAAAACATACCCATTCCGATTATTTTTTAATGAATGCAAGAACGCAAAGATCGGCCAGAATATCCTATTTTTGCACTGGCATGAGCATTTCGAAATCATCATCATGCAGGAAGGTAGCGCTATCTTTCATGTGGACAGTAAACCCTACGAACTGCATCCCGGAGAGGTACTGTTTGTTCCTTCTGGAGGATTGCATGTTGGGTACAGTCTGCGAGATGATCATATCCGTTTTATATCCGTCGTATTTCATAGTTCTTTATTTAAGGATTGGAAGCAAGATCCTCAACATGAGCAGTTTGTAGTCCCCTATTTAGAGAATCGTTATCAGCTGCCAGTCAAACCTACAGAGCTTGTACCGACCTGCTCCACTTATTATTCTCTTCTGGATACCATTGTTGATGAAGTGTTGCAGAAAGGGCCAGCTTTTCAACTGGTCATCAAGAATCAACTGCATTTACTCTTTGTGCTGCTCTCTCGCACTTTCCTGCCTGAACAAGTATCCGGTAGAACGAATGAGCGTCACTCCTTTAATCGCGAGCGTTTTAAGCCACTTCTAGAGTACTTGGAGAACCATTTCGATGACAAAATGACTGTAGAAAACGCCGCTAGATCCGTAAATCTAAATCCTTATCATTTCTGCAAAACCTTTAAGAAGCTAACGGGCCGAACCTTTATCGATTATGTTAATCTTTGTCGAGTAAATGAAGCGGAACGATTGCTGCTCGAGACAGATTTCACAGTGACTGAGATTGCCGGGAGAGTGGGCTGCGACAATCCCAATTATTTTACCAAGCTGTACAAGCAGTATAAAGGCATTACCCCTTCAAGAGTTCGGAAATAG
- a CDS encoding Gfo/Idh/MocA family oxidoreductase, with translation MTAQYRVAVAGCGGMANAWIEYVLSRSDTQIVALVDIRLESAQAMAAKHEISCLTFTDIKEAIQATGANLVFDVTVPGSHYSISSTALELGCNVFSEKPLAETMEECTKIVEISERTGKAHAVMQNRRYDPRIRSLRNLIESDTIGRVGYISSSFFLGAHFGGFRDVMESPLLLDMAIHTFDQARFISGANPISVYCQEFNPLGSWYKGNASAVCIFEMSDGSVFTYQGSWCAEGASTSWEAAWRLNGEKGTAIWDGHDMPYAEVVVAGDQSDKFIRDVERVNGEAVDMDKTFHQGCLEEMFLSLAEERPAETNCRDNRYSMEMVFGALESAKTGRKIDLVEFMCTSE, from the coding sequence ATGACAGCACAGTACCGTGTAGCGGTTGCAGGTTGCGGAGGGATGGCTAACGCCTGGATTGAATACGTTTTATCACGTTCGGATACTCAGATTGTTGCTCTTGTAGATATACGATTGGAGTCAGCACAAGCAATGGCAGCAAAGCATGAGATTTCCTGTCTAACGTTTACTGACATTAAAGAAGCGATTCAGGCGACTGGAGCTAATCTTGTGTTTGACGTTACAGTTCCGGGAAGCCATTACAGCATTTCTAGCACTGCATTAGAACTCGGATGTAATGTGTTTAGTGAGAAACCACTGGCCGAGACTATGGAAGAGTGTACTAAGATTGTTGAGATCTCAGAAAGAACCGGAAAAGCTCATGCTGTGATGCAGAATCGGCGATATGATCCGCGTATTCGTTCTTTACGCAACTTAATCGAGTCTGACACCATTGGGAGAGTAGGATACATCAGTTCTAGCTTTTTCCTCGGCGCTCATTTCGGAGGGTTCCGTGATGTCATGGAAAGTCCTCTGCTGCTGGATATGGCGATTCATACCTTTGATCAGGCCCGTTTTATAAGTGGAGCCAATCCGATTTCCGTTTACTGTCAGGAGTTTAATCCTCTGGGATCATGGTATAAGGGGAATGCGTCGGCAGTGTGTATCTTTGAGATGTCGGACGGGTCCGTATTTACTTATCAGGGGTCTTGGTGTGCAGAAGGTGCCTCTACCTCTTGGGAAGCAGCTTGGCGTCTGAATGGGGAAAAAGGAACTGCGATTTGGGATGGTCATGATATGCCATATGCAGAGGTAGTCGTAGCAGGAGATCAGAGTGATAAATTTATTCGTGATGTAGAGCGTGTAAATGGAGAAGCTGTTGATATGGACAAAACCTTCCATCAAGGATGTTTGGAGGAAATGTTCCTGTCACTAGCAGAAGAGCGTCCAGCAGAGACAAATTGTAGAGATAATCGGTATAGTATGGAAATGGTATTCGGAGCGCTGGAAAGTGCTAAAACAGGCCGAAAAATTGATCTAGTGGAGTTCATGTGTACCTCAGAGTGA
- a CDS encoding LacI family DNA-binding transcriptional regulator, whose translation MYARTSIECAFVGGISIASRKEVAELAGVSEATVSRVLNNVGPLKEETKERVLAAALKLGYTPSSLAQSFARRRSGNLGVVMPYLPKARLLSTYYFSEILSGVGSKAREEGYDLLMLFRNAEELMDYNELFKMRKIDACIVLGAKEEPGEIASLRRLKEEGHPFCLINQHFEGEAFHEVDADHVEGSWQAVRHLLDQGFTRIAFLNGPASYSNSRDRLTGYLRALEESNLPLDETLLFEGNFSRKSGAIAAKEMLPLLNEIDAIVAANDRMAIGLQQGLQELGIPRDLIPAIVGYDDSDAAELTTPALSSVRVPFYELGEIAVTKVLELLGCSLSDSAATSQVIQIKLPTILVIRASSKSKKSEEE comes from the coding sequence ATGTACGCGCGTACATCAATTGAATGCGCTTTCGTAGGAGGGATTTCTATCGCCAGCCGTAAAGAGGTTGCCGAGCTTGCCGGAGTCTCAGAAGCTACAGTCTCTCGCGTGTTAAACAACGTAGGACCGCTCAAGGAAGAAACGAAGGAACGTGTGTTGGCAGCTGCGCTCAAGCTTGGATATACCCCTAGTTCACTCGCTCAGAGCTTTGCACGTAGAAGGAGTGGAAATCTCGGAGTTGTAATGCCTTATTTGCCAAAAGCTCGCTTGTTATCCACTTATTATTTTTCAGAAATATTAAGTGGAGTTGGGAGTAAGGCGCGAGAAGAGGGTTATGATCTGTTAATGCTGTTTCGAAATGCCGAAGAGCTAATGGACTATAACGAATTGTTTAAGATGCGGAAGATTGATGCGTGTATTGTACTCGGTGCAAAAGAAGAGCCGGGTGAGATAGCCTCACTTCGCCGTTTGAAGGAGGAGGGTCATCCGTTTTGCCTGATTAATCAGCATTTTGAAGGAGAGGCTTTTCACGAGGTGGATGCTGATCATGTCGAAGGAAGCTGGCAAGCAGTCAGGCACTTACTGGATCAGGGCTTTACGAGGATTGCTTTTCTAAACGGGCCAGCATCTTATTCGAACAGTCGAGATCGCTTAACTGGTTATTTGCGCGCTTTGGAGGAGTCTAACCTTCCTTTGGATGAAACACTTCTATTTGAAGGTAACTTCAGTCGTAAAAGCGGTGCTATTGCTGCCAAGGAGATGTTGCCTCTGCTGAATGAGATTGATGCGATTGTAGCTGCCAATGATCGAATGGCTATTGGGCTGCAGCAAGGTCTGCAGGAGTTAGGCATCCCAAGGGATCTCATTCCAGCCATCGTGGGTTATGATGATTCAGATGCGGCTGAACTTACTACACCAGCCTTAAGCAGTGTGCGTGTTCCCTTTTATGAACTAGGAGAAATTGCTGTAACTAAGGTACTAGAGTTGCTGGGTTGTAGCCTCTCAGATTCAGCAGCGACCTCTCAAGTCATCCAAATTAAATTACCGACTATACTAGTAATTCGAGCTTCATCTAAATCTAAGAAATCTGAGGAGGAATAA
- a CDS encoding Gfo/Idh/MocA family oxidoreductase produces MKQLRVGMIGYKFMGKAHSNAYRSLPMFFPKALKPEMSVICGRNAEALEEAATQLGWSDCVTDWKDLIAREDVDLIDINAPSNAHKEIALAAAKAGKHIFCEKPLALTLADSREMLQAAEDAGVTHMVGFNYRFSPAVRLAKKLVESGRLGKIYHFRAWFLQDWIIDPEFPLVWRLQKEIAGSGSHGDLGAHLIDLAHFLVGDVKEVIGMSETFIKERPLAAEMTGLSAKGDKDAPKGKVTVDDATLFLARFENGALGSFEATRFAAGHRSTNSFEINGSLGSVKFDFERMNELEVYLTSDAEDVQGFRRVLATDPAHEYAEAWWPPGHTIGFEHTFIHEMLELSNAIEEGRQPVPNFHDGVKCQAVLEAVERSIEQRRWVDISEM; encoded by the coding sequence ATGAAACAGCTTCGCGTTGGAATGATCGGTTATAAATTTATGGGCAAGGCGCATAGTAATGCTTACCGCAGTTTGCCAATGTTTTTCCCGAAAGCGCTTAAACCTGAGATGTCTGTGATTTGTGGACGGAATGCTGAGGCGCTTGAAGAGGCTGCTACTCAGTTAGGATGGTCGGATTGTGTTACGGATTGGAAAGATCTAATCGCTCGTGAGGATGTTGATCTTATTGATATAAATGCCCCTAGTAATGCACATAAGGAGATTGCTCTAGCAGCAGCCAAAGCTGGCAAACATATTTTTTGTGAAAAACCACTCGCGCTGACCTTGGCGGACTCCCGTGAAATGCTACAAGCCGCTGAAGATGCAGGGGTTACACATATGGTTGGTTTTAATTATCGCTTTTCACCGGCGGTTAGACTTGCTAAGAAGCTAGTAGAGAGCGGGCGGCTTGGGAAGATCTATCATTTTCGTGCTTGGTTCCTACAAGACTGGATTATTGATCCGGAGTTCCCGTTAGTGTGGAGATTGCAGAAGGAGATTGCGGGTTCAGGCTCACATGGTGATTTGGGTGCGCATCTCATTGATCTGGCACATTTCTTAGTAGGTGATGTGAAGGAAGTAATCGGCATGAGTGAAACCTTCATTAAAGAACGTCCACTTGCTGCTGAAATGACCGGATTAAGTGCCAAAGGTGATAAGGATGCGCCAAAGGGCAAGGTTACTGTAGATGATGCCACATTGTTTTTAGCCCGTTTTGAAAACGGTGCCTTAGGTAGTTTTGAAGCTACAAGATTCGCAGCAGGTCATCGATCTACTAATTCTTTTGAGATCAACGGAAGTCTTGGTAGTGTGAAATTTGATTTCGAGCGAATGAATGAACTTGAAGTCTATTTAACCTCAGATGCTGAGGATGTACAGGGCTTCCGCCGTGTTCTAGCAACTGACCCTGCTCATGAGTATGCAGAGGCTTGGTGGCCGCCTGGCCATACGATTGGCTTTGAACATACGTTTATTCACGAGATGTTGGAGCTTTCCAACGCGATTGAAGAAGGACGTCAGCCTGTACCTAATTTCCATGATGGAGTGAAATGTCAAGCTGTGCTAGAAGCAGTAGAACGCTCTATTGAACAGCGCCGATGGGTCGATATCTCTGAGATGTAA
- a CDS encoding class I SAM-dependent methyltransferase, translated as MNDELGSKEAIKRWDKYAELISSSYGENGDIHREIFLNPALFSLIGSVENKKVLDAGCGEGYLSRMIAKSGASVTGVDYSQNMIKLASKKSSEALKISFHHGNCEELSFLQDKSFDLIVSNMVIHDLSNYEMAIHEMYRLLVDGGTFIFSIPHPCFVTPGSGWVKSDTGEKIYWKVDNYFYEGTYNQNFPIDQEEKFLIFHRTLSSYVNTIVRAGFQIKEMIEPKPSAEMLAKYPSFEEDFRCSDFLVFKLRK; from the coding sequence ATGAATGATGAATTGGGTAGTAAAGAAGCCATAAAAAGATGGGATAAATACGCAGAACTAATCTCATCTTCGTACGGGGAAAACGGGGATATCCATCGCGAAATTTTCTTGAATCCAGCTTTATTCAGTCTCATAGGCTCTGTTGAAAATAAGAAGGTGCTAGATGCAGGCTGTGGTGAAGGATATTTAAGCAGAATGATAGCTAAGTCAGGAGCCTCAGTCACTGGAGTTGATTATTCGCAGAATATGATAAAGCTAGCCTCGAAAAAATCATCAGAGGCGTTAAAGATAAGCTTCCATCATGGCAATTGTGAAGAACTTAGCTTTCTTCAAGACAAGAGCTTTGATTTAATTGTCTCCAACATGGTGATTCACGATTTATCCAATTATGAGATGGCGATTCATGAAATGTATCGATTATTAGTTGATGGTGGAACGTTTATATTCTCAATTCCACACCCTTGCTTTGTAACCCCTGGTAGCGGATGGGTGAAGTCCGATACTGGAGAGAAAATTTATTGGAAAGTAGATAATTATTTCTACGAGGGCACTTATAATCAGAACTTCCCTATAGATCAAGAGGAAAAGTTTCTGATTTTTCATAGGACGTTATCCAGTTATGTAAATACGATTGTACGGGCTGGCTTTCAAATCAAAGAAATGATTGAACCGAAGCCCTCTGCTGAAATGCTTGCGAAATATCCGTCTTTTGAAGAGGATTTTCGTTGCAGCGATTTTTTGGTTTTTAAACTGCGAAAGTAG
- a CDS encoding phosphotransferase, which produces MSFFPVTYSLLATDALLLHIKDHYEIPEPLQLQYFLRGMNDTYILETVLAKYIFRVYRADRRSRSDIDFELELLNDLHEKGVNVSIPILRKDGMMINEFLVPEGVKYGVMFSFAVGNEKPIHAVEDSYLFGQAVAQIHKATDNFKSDHVRGNLDFEHLIEKPLQTIKLHMNHRQEDYQFLYDLVIQLKAQIEVHLESGLDWGICHGDLHGNTNVTFTDEGRLTHYDFDICGYGWRAYDIAEFRLAREIHSGHDKDEVERLWAAFLNGYKRLRDLSDNDISVVPMFVVLRQLWLFALCFSEGELIGAADFDNGFIDSKMDYFRNLEVIK; this is translated from the coding sequence TTGAGTTTTTTTCCTGTTACATACTCACTCTTGGCAACAGACGCATTATTATTACATATTAAAGATCATTATGAGATCCCAGAACCACTACAGCTGCAGTATTTTCTTAGAGGCATGAACGATACATATATCTTAGAAACAGTATTGGCAAAATACATCTTTCGTGTTTATCGTGCGGATAGACGGAGCAGATCGGACATTGATTTTGAATTAGAATTGTTGAACGATTTGCACGAAAAAGGTGTAAACGTCTCCATTCCTATTCTCCGAAAAGATGGGATGATGATTAATGAATTCTTGGTGCCTGAGGGTGTGAAGTATGGCGTTATGTTTAGTTTTGCTGTTGGAAATGAAAAGCCTATTCATGCGGTGGAAGACAGCTACTTATTTGGACAGGCAGTTGCACAAATCCACAAAGCTACGGATAACTTTAAGAGTGATCATGTGAGAGGCAACCTTGATTTTGAACATTTAATCGAGAAACCGCTTCAAACGATCAAACTGCATATGAACCATCGACAAGAGGATTATCAATTCCTGTATGACCTTGTCATACAATTAAAAGCGCAGATTGAAGTACATCTGGAATCGGGGCTCGACTGGGGCATCTGCCATGGCGATTTGCATGGAAATACGAATGTGACTTTCACGGACGAAGGGAGATTAACGCATTATGATTTCGATATTTGTGGTTACGGATGGAGAGCCTATGATATCGCTGAGTTTAGATTGGCAAGAGAGATTCATAGCGGCCATGATAAAGATGAAGTAGAACGGTTATGGGCAGCTTTTTTAAATGGATATAAAAGGTTAAGAGATCTCAGTGACAATGATATTAGTGTTGTACCTATGTTCGTTGTGCTTAGACAGCTTTGGTTATTTGCTTTATGTTTCAGTGAAGGAGAGCTTATTGGTGCAGCTGACTTTGACAATGGATTTATCGACAGTAAAATGGATTATTTCAGAAATTTAGAGGTGATCAAATGA
- a CDS encoding sugar phosphate isomerase/epimerase, whose protein sequence is MKDTMRIGTLVGGGDAVRVIPQIVGHGFESFSLTFWQTTGKTDLVETGKRVQELAAEHDFVISSIGIFGNPLMNTGDNSDAIASWERLIDHAHLFGTDMVSGFTGRLPGVSIDESIPKFTEVFGELSKRAADRGLRIAFENCSMGGDWGSGDWNIAHNPLAWEKMFNAVPVDNIGLEWEPCHQMVQLIDPIPQLRKWTDKIFHVHGKDATIAWDIVKEYGIHGPNPYVWHRTPGFGDTNWTDVISILRQAGYKGTIDIEGWHDPVYRDELEMMGQVHALNYLKQCRGGSFVPNPL, encoded by the coding sequence ATGAAGGATACAATGCGAATTGGAACATTAGTAGGCGGCGGAGATGCTGTCAGAGTGATTCCGCAAATTGTAGGACATGGATTTGAATCTTTTAGCTTAACCTTCTGGCAAACTACAGGAAAAACAGATCTCGTGGAAACTGGAAAGCGTGTGCAAGAGCTAGCAGCAGAACATGACTTCGTGATCTCATCTATTGGGATCTTCGGCAATCCTTTGATGAATACTGGTGATAATTCCGATGCAATTGCGAGCTGGGAGCGACTGATTGATCATGCTCATTTGTTCGGAACGGATATGGTATCAGGTTTTACAGGAAGGCTGCCAGGGGTGTCCATTGATGAATCCATTCCGAAGTTTACCGAGGTATTTGGAGAGTTGTCCAAAAGAGCAGCGGATCGCGGTTTGCGAATCGCTTTTGAGAACTGTTCCATGGGTGGAGACTGGGGATCGGGTGACTGGAATATTGCTCACAATCCATTAGCTTGGGAGAAGATGTTCAATGCTGTGCCTGTTGATAATATAGGGCTCGAATGGGAGCCATGTCATCAGATGGTCCAATTGATTGATCCGATTCCGCAGCTTCGTAAATGGACGGACAAGATCTTCCATGTGCATGGTAAAGATGCCACCATCGCTTGGGATATCGTAAAAGAATACGGTATCCACGGGCCAAATCCTTATGTATGGCACCGGACTCCGGGCTTTGGAGATACGAACTGGACCGATGTAATTTCTATTTTGCGTCAAGCAGGCTATAAAGGCACAATTGATATTGAAGGCTGGCATGATCCTGTTTATCGGGATGAGCTGGAAATGATGGGACAAGTACATGCTTTGAATTATTTAAAACAATGCCGGGGCGGTAGCTTTGTACCTAATCCGCTGTAA
- a CDS encoding pyridoxamine 5'-phosphate oxidase family protein, with protein sequence MNYNIFKEVIDSEEELRSMYGYPSELVNNKSITLIDHHCRDYISKSPLLFIATSDSSGNCDVSPRGDAAGFVYVLDDKRLVIPERPGNRRFDSLRNILLNSKVGLIFIIPGLEETLRINGHARIIKDQEIMVHMEAQGKLPKLGIAVEVEECYMHCAKAFKRSHLWDETYWPLKAELPKPSVIIADHAKKLGLSQEDVSKSLKDSYENRLY encoded by the coding sequence ATGAACTATAACATTTTTAAAGAGGTTATAGACTCTGAAGAAGAGTTAAGGTCAATGTATGGGTATCCCAGTGAATTGGTAAACAACAAAAGTATAACCCTCATCGATCACCATTGTCGAGATTATATATCTAAATCACCGTTGCTCTTTATAGCAACAAGTGATTCATCTGGCAATTGTGATGTGTCTCCGCGTGGAGATGCTGCAGGGTTTGTGTATGTGTTAGACGACAAACGTTTAGTCATTCCTGAACGCCCTGGTAATCGACGGTTTGATTCTTTGCGCAACATCCTTTTAAATTCAAAAGTGGGCTTGATATTTATTATTCCCGGACTTGAAGAAACCTTAAGAATAAATGGACATGCAAGGATTATCAAAGATCAAGAGATCATGGTTCATATGGAGGCTCAAGGTAAACTACCAAAATTGGGCATTGCCGTTGAAGTTGAAGAGTGTTATATGCATTGCGCTAAAGCTTTTAAGAGATCACATCTATGGGATGAAACGTATTGGCCGTTGAAAGCAGAGCTGCCTAAACCTTCGGTTATCATAGCAGATCATGCAAAAAAGCTGGGGCTATCACAAGAGGATGTATCCAAATCTTTAAAGGATAGCTATGAGAATCGATTATATTAG
- a CDS encoding GNAT family N-acetyltransferase, with protein sequence MEIRAYQESDISQLISLFYETVHSVNKQHYSQEQLDAWAPKEERALKLNAWSTSLLQNITYVAEMNGWIVGFSDMTVEGHLDLLYVHKDFQGQGVASALVNKLEMEARELGLHEMDTEASITARPFFERHGYPLIMKQCVERKGVFLVNYRMRKKLI encoded by the coding sequence ATGGAAATTAGAGCTTATCAAGAATCGGATATAAGTCAGCTTATCTCATTGTTCTATGAGACGGTTCATTCCGTAAACAAACAACATTATTCACAAGAACAGCTTGATGCTTGGGCACCTAAAGAGGAAAGGGCACTCAAGCTTAATGCTTGGAGCACTTCTTTACTTCAAAATATTACTTATGTAGCCGAAATGAATGGATGGATAGTTGGCTTTTCAGATATGACGGTGGAAGGACACTTGGATCTTCTATATGTCCACAAAGATTTCCAAGGGCAAGGCGTAGCTTCTGCTCTCGTGAACAAGCTTGAAATGGAGGCGAGAGAGCTTGGTCTACATGAAATGGATACCGAAGCAAGTATTACAGCTAGGCCATTTTTTGAACGACATGGATACCCGCTTATTATGAAACAGTGTGTGGAACGAAAAGGGGTATTTTTAGTTAATTATCGGATGCGTAAAAAGTTAATTTAA
- a CDS encoding Gfo/Idh/MocA family oxidoreductase, whose amino-acid sequence MDKVKVGIIGCGKISSIYMENCQKFEILDLVACADLDLDRAKEQADIYNIPSVYTTEQLLNDPEIEIVINLTIPAVHADVCLKAIEAGKHVYVEKPLAVTREEGRQVLSAAREKGVLVGSAPETFLGTGIQTALKLIDEGVIGHPVAATSFMMGRGHEHWHPDPEFYYAAGGGPMFDMGPYYLTALVQLLGPIRTVSGMTGKALEERTITSEKKSGNKIPVQIPTHVAGTLRFANGAIATVITSFDIFGGSNLPHIEIYGTLGTIQVPDPNNFGGPVKYRLLGENDWTEQPLLPGYDQNTRGIGPADMAYAIRTGRAHRASGELAYHVLEAMWAFHDSSDAHSFYEMESTCTRPEALPIGLAPYTLD is encoded by the coding sequence ATGGATAAAGTCAAAGTAGGCATTATCGGATGCGGTAAAATCAGTAGTATCTATATGGAGAACTGTCAGAAGTTCGAGATTCTGGATCTAGTTGCGTGTGCGGACTTGGACTTGGATAGAGCGAAGGAACAAGCCGATATATACAATATTCCAAGCGTTTACACCACAGAGCAATTACTGAATGATCCAGAGATAGAGATCGTTATCAATTTGACGATTCCAGCTGTTCATGCGGATGTATGCCTGAAAGCTATCGAAGCGGGCAAACATGTGTACGTTGAGAAACCTCTGGCTGTGACGAGAGAAGAAGGACGCCAAGTTCTGTCTGCGGCACGAGAAAAAGGCGTGCTTGTGGGTAGCGCACCGGAAACTTTCCTCGGAACCGGCATTCAGACGGCGCTCAAATTGATCGATGAGGGTGTAATTGGTCACCCCGTTGCAGCCACCTCGTTTATGATGGGTCGTGGACATGAGCATTGGCATCCAGATCCTGAATTCTACTATGCTGCTGGAGGAGGTCCAATGTTCGATATGGGACCATACTATTTGACTGCATTGGTGCAGTTATTGGGTCCAATTCGTACGGTTAGCGGGATGACTGGAAAAGCGCTAGAAGAACGTACGATTACAAGTGAGAAGAAATCGGGTAATAAAATTCCTGTTCAAATTCCAACTCACGTTGCCGGAACATTAAGATTTGCGAATGGTGCCATTGCAACGGTGATTACAAGCTTTGATATCTTTGGCGGAAGTAATCTGCCGCATATAGAAATCTATGGAACACTTGGAACGATACAGGTTCCAGATCCAAATAACTTTGGAGGTCCAGTGAAGTACCGCCTATTGGGTGAGAATGACTGGACGGAACAGCCGCTACTACCTGGATATGACCAGAACACACGGGGGATTGGTCCAGCAGATATGGCTTATGCCATTCGCACAGGGAGAGCACATCGCGCCAGTGGCGAGCTTGCTTATCATGTGCTGGAAGCGATGTGGGCATTCCATGATTCTTCAGATGCTCATTCATTCTACGAAATGGAGAGCACCTGCACTCGACCTGAAGCTCTTCCGATTGGACTCGCACCTTATACATTGGATTAG
- a CDS encoding ThuA domain-containing protein has protein sequence MRKALIVWGGWDGHEPEQVADIFAKVLQEEQFEVEVSNTLEAFADAEKLLGLDLIVPVWTMGTIEQNLVNNVSAAVQNGTGLAGCHGGMCDSFRNNVDWQFMTGGQWVAHPGNDGVNYTVEIRQSSSPLVDGIEDFTVCSEQYYLHVDPAVEVLATTRFPVVEGPHSFNKAVDMPVAWTKRWGHGRVYYNSLGHHADIVAMPQVKEMMRRGLLWAAEGKAHAQSHISAVSSSYSGMADSQ, from the coding sequence ATGAGAAAAGCATTGATAGTATGGGGCGGTTGGGACGGTCATGAGCCTGAACAGGTAGCTGATATATTCGCTAAGGTACTGCAAGAGGAACAGTTTGAAGTTGAGGTGTCGAATACACTTGAGGCTTTTGCCGATGCGGAGAAGCTTCTTGGACTAGATTTAATAGTTCCGGTATGGACGATGGGTACAATCGAACAGAATCTTGTGAATAATGTCTCTGCAGCTGTTCAGAACGGAACGGGTCTTGCGGGTTGCCATGGCGGGATGTGTGATTCTTTCCGAAATAATGTAGATTGGCAGTTTATGACAGGAGGGCAATGGGTAGCTCATCCCGGCAATGACGGAGTTAACTATACCGTAGAGATTCGTCAAAGCTCAAGTCCTTTGGTAGATGGAATAGAAGATTTCACCGTGTGCTCAGAGCAATATTATCTGCATGTAGATCCCGCTGTAGAAGTACTTGCAACGACTCGCTTTCCAGTTGTTGAAGGCCCACATTCCTTCAACAAAGCCGTGGATATGCCAGTAGCTTGGACTAAACGTTGGGGTCATGGCAGAGTGTATTATAATTCACTCGGACATCATGCCGATATTGTAGCTATGCCACAGGTAAAGGAAATGATGCGCAGAGGACTGCTATGGGCTGCCGAGGGTAAAGCTCACGCGCAATCCCATATTTCAGCGGTTAGTAGTAGCTATAGCGGAATGGCAGACAGTCAATAA